The following is a genomic window from Streptomyces chrestomyceticus JCM 4735.
GTCTGGTCAACCCCTGCATCAACGACCGGGTCGACACCTACTTCCTGACCGGGAAGACCGACGCCAAGGACGTGACGTGCGCCCCGCACGCCACCCCGGAGCCGGGCAAGGCATAACGGACGGACAGGGCTCATGTGGTGCCGCCCGGGGAAATATGGCGCCATAGGTGTGCCACCATGGCGTTATGGATCTCACGCCCTACGTCGACAACCTCCGGCACGAGCTCGCGGTGGCCGCGGACGCGGGGGGAGACGAAGCGCGTGCCCTCGCCGAGCGGCTCACCGCGCCGCTGGAGTCGGCCGCCCGCCTCACCCTGCTGAACGCGCTGTCCGCCGCGATGGGGGAGGTCACCCGGGACCTGGCGCCGGGGTCCGTCGACGTACGGCTGCGCGGGCTCGACCCCGAGTTCGTGGTGACGGCGCCGCCGGCCCCGCAGCCGTACGAGCGGGACGAGCCCGAGAGCGCACCGGGCGGCGCCTGGGCCGCCGCGCCTGCTCCCGCCCCCGCCCCCGCCGACGGGGGTGAGGGTGGCACGGCGCGGATCAACTTCCGACTGCCCGCCCACCTGAAGACCCGGGTCGAGGACGCGGCGGGCCAGGAGGGGTTGTCCGTCAACGCCTGGCTCGTACGGGCCGTCGCCTCGGCACTGGAACCCGGCGAGCGTGGCCGCCCGTCCGGCCACCAGCGGCACGGGGGCCGGCAGAGTTACACGGGCTGGGTCCGCTGACCGGCACAGACGGCCGGGCCGGGCCCTCCGCTCATCGATTCCGTTGAACAGCCGCCCCTCCCGGGCGGCTGTTCGACTGTCGGCCCCATGGCGCCGGACATGCGTTCTGATCGCTGCTATATGCTCCCGCTGCCGCACGCCACCGCTTCGGCCCCGTCCGTGACATCGCTGACGCCGGGCCGCGCGGTGTGCCGGTCAGGCATGCCGACGAGCTGGGGGGCCAGTGAAGATACCCGTGCAGACCACCGCGAAGACCGCAACGGCGCTGGGCGCGGCCGGACTCGCGCTGCTCACCACCATGACGCCCGGTGCCCAGGCCCGGCCGGCCACGTCGCACCCGCCGGTCACCGAAGCCGAGATAGCGGCCATGGCACCGGAGAAACAGGAGAAACTGCTCGCGCCGCTGCGTACCCTGGCGGACGCCGTGGCACGCGTGGGTTCGGGCGGTAAGGCGGCGGACATTTACGCGGGAGTACGCATCGACGCGCCTCGCGGCACCGTGCAGGTCCAACTGACCGACCTTTCCCGGGCCGCCGCATTCCGCACCGCCGTATCGGCGGCGGACCACCGCGCCGACACCCGAAGACTCGTTCCGGTGCAGGCGGGACAGACTCGCCGGGCGCTGCACGCGGAGCGCGACCGGCTGTTCGCCCGGGAAAAGGCCGGAGAACTGCCGTACACCATCCACACGGTGGCCGTCGCGGCCGATGCTTCGTCCCTGGAAATAGCCGTGGACAACCCGGATGCGGCGGCCAGGGCGGCCAAGGCGGAGGCGAAGGCGCGACGGCAGCCGAGCGCGCGCAGCGCCGCACCGGCGCACGAGGTGCCGCTCGTCTTCAAGCAGGGGCGGCGGATATCCTCCGCCGCCAGAACCTGGGCCGACGTGAAGTGGAAGGACGCCACGCCATTCATCGCGGGTGATGTGCTGACCGACGGCGGGCAGTACTGCTCGGCGGGGCTGCCGACCGTACGCAAGAAGGACAACAAGCCCGTCATGGTGACGGCCGCCCATTGTTTCGCCAACGGCACCAAGATATACACCGGTTCCGGCGCCACTCCCGCCTTCGGCAAGTTCTACGACGGCCTCAACGGACTGACGGGGAATTACACCGGTACGGTGAACGGCGTGGCGACCGGCTGGGACGCCGAACTGCTCATCGGGGCCGGCAACAACGCCGCTGTGAGCGAGACGACCAGTTACCGGCCCCTCACCAGCGTCGCCTATTCGCACAACGGTGACTTCGTCTGCCACAACGGCGCCGCCTCGTTCTTCATGAAGCGGGAAACCGTCTGCGGCATCAAGGTCACCAACGACGACATCACCTACAAGCTGGACACCGGTTGGAAGGTCCGGGGCGTCGAAGGCACCAGACTGCCCGGCAAACCGTGGGCCGCCGCACACGGGGACAGTGGCGCCCTGGTGTTCACCCCGAAAGGCTCCGTACGCCAGGCGCGCGGAATCGTCTCGGCGCTGGCGGGCCCGTACCAGACCAATGCGGGCAACTATCTGTACTGGACCGAGGCGACGGACATCCTCAACCACTTCGGCCTGAAGCTCAATCCGAAGACCTGACACCGCGCTCGGGGCGCAGGCGCCGGGTCAGGCCGCGCGGCGCCTGCTGCTGCGCCTTCGCCTCGTTCGCGTACATGTCCACGTACTCCTGCCCGGAGAGCCGCAGGATCTCGTACATGATTTCGTCGGTGACGGCGCGCAGCGCGGCGTGCTCGCCGTCCAGCCCGGCGAACCGCTCGAATTCCAGCGGCTTGCCGAAACGGATCGTGATCCGCATGGCGCGCGGCAGCCGCCGACCGGTGGGCTGCGCCTCGAACGTACCGATCATCGCGCACGGCACCACCGGCACCTGGGCCTTGATCGCCATCGCCGCCACGCCCGTACGGCCCTTGTACAGCCGGCCGTCGTGCGACCGGGTGCCCTCCGGATAGATTCCCAGCACCCGCCCTTTCCGCAGCACCGCCAGCCCGGATTTCAGGGCGGCCTGCGCCGCCTTTCCGCCGGACCGGTCCACCGGAATCTGCCCGATGCCCCGGAAGAACGCGGCGGTCAACCGGCCCCGGATTCCCTGGCCGGTGAAATACTCGGCCTTCGCCAGAAAGGTGACCCGGCGTGGCACGATCACCGGCATCACGAAATGGTCCGAGAACGAGAGATGATTTCCCGCGATGATGGCCGCCCCGGTCGGCGGCACATGTTCCAGCCCTTCCACATGCGGCCGGAAAATCAGCCTCAGCAACGGCCCCAGAAACACATACTTGAGAACCTGATAGAACACAGGGCTTCCCCCTCACGCTCCGGAACCGGCCCGTCGGTGTCGGACGGTGCTTTGTTTTCGCAGGTCAGGCGAGGTGCGAGAAGAAATAGTGTAGGTGCGGACACGGGTAATCCGTAACCACCCGACGGAGTCCGGATGTGACCGAAGAAGATCATTTTGGCGGACAGTCGGATGATCGATGATCTTCTGGCCGATATCCGCCGCTTGGCCGCCCGCACGCACTGCGTGGCCGCGCGGTGACGGACGGTCCTGTTATCCGATCGTTCCGTCACAGGTATTCACCTCATACCCGGCAATCAGTCGACTGGCGGTATCGTCCCGGAAAGCGGCTGATGCCGTCCGTCTTCCGGACATGCGGGGCGGGTGGCGCTCTTCACAGGGGGGAACCGGGTTGCCAGCGCAGCGCACACGTCGTCACGCACCTCGCACGCCGACCGCCACAGGGCGCCCGGCGGGCCGCTGCGGAGCGCCGCGGTGCCGCGCGGGCGGGCGCGCCCGGGACGCCGTTCCACTCGGCGGCTCCGTACCGTCCGGAGGGAGCCGGCCCACCCGCGACCAGTTGTGCTGACCCTGTGACCGTTTGACCGGGTGCCCCCGACGCGACGGTCGGCCTGCGCACGGACCGCCCGCGTTCGTGCGCAGCGCCCTTTCGGCGCGGCCGTCGGGTCCGCCCCTTCCGCGAGGCGACCGCGCCGCCCCGGGAATCTGTTTACTTCAGAGATGGTGTTCTGTGACTGAGATATCTGTCGTCGTAATCGTCTACAACGATGCCGAGCGGTTGCCTGCTGCGGTGCAGTCGGTGCTGGGGCAGTCGTTCGGTGATGTCGAGGTGGTGATTGTCGACGACTGCAGTACGGATGGTTCTTTTGCGGTGGCGCAGGGTCTGGCGCGGCGGTGGCCGGGGCGGGTGCGGGCGTTTCGGCTGGAGGAGAACAGTGGGGCGGGGGGTGAGCCGCGTAACCGGGGTGTCCGGGAGGCGGTGGGGCGTTATGTGATGTTCCTGGACAGTGATGATGTGCTGGAGCGGAATGCCTGCCGGAATCTGGTGGAGGCCGCGGAGGCGACGGGGGCGGATCTGGTGTCGGGTCTGTGTGTGCGGCTGCACAAGGACGCGCCGGTGGAGAAGCGTAATGAGTGGTATGCGTGGCTGTACCGGCAGACGCGGACGCTGGAGTCGGTGGCGGAGCTGCCGGATCTGTTCGTGTGGGACACGCTGTCGACGAACAAGTGTTACCGGCGGGATTTTCTGCTGGAGCATGATCTGCGGTTTCCCAAGGGCATGTTCTATGAGGATCTGCAGTTCATCGCGCAGGCGTATCTGGCGGCGTCGCGGATTACGCTGATTCCGAATCAGGTGTATTTCTGGCATGTGCATCAGGCGGCGGCGGTCAAGTCGGTGACCAACCGGCGTCATGAGATGACCAATTACGCGCACCGGCTGGAGGTGCACCGGCGGATCGATGCGATGCTCGCGGAGCGGGGCATGGCCGAGATGCGGGTGGCGAAGGATGTGAAGTTCCTCAAGCACGATCTGGTGCTGCACCTGCGGGATCTGCCGTTTCGGGATGCGGAGTACCGGGCGGAGTTCGCGCGGCTGTCGGCGCAGTATCTGGCGACGCTGGATCCCGAGGCCTATGGGCGGGCGCAGCCGCTGCAGGCGGTCTGCGGGTATCTGCTGGGGCGGGGGGACTGGGCGAATCTGATTCCGGCGGTGGACGCGCTGCTGAATCCGGGCAAGGTGGCGGTGCCGCTGGCCGAGCGGGACGGGCGGGTGTTCTGGTGCGCCGAGCACCTGGACGATCCGCTGGGCCGCCAGGTGCTGGATGTCACGGAGCTGGGGTATCACACGCGGCCGCTGGAGAAGATGTTCCTGCGCAACCAGCTGACCGCCTTCGAGGCGGCGGCCGGCGGCGGGGTGCGGCTGGCCGGGCGTATCACCAACGCCCTGGGCCGTATCGGCGAGGGGGCGCAGTTGCGGGCGGAGCTGCAGTTTTCGGCGCGGCGCCGGGGGCTGCAGGCGTTCACCTTCCCGGTGGCCGCGGTGCGGCATGCGGGGGAGGTCATCGAGTGGGAGGCGGTGGCCGATGTCAGTGGGCGGCTGCGGCCGCTGGGCATCATCGACGCGGTGTGGGACGTGCGCCTGGTGCTTGAGGCGGACGGGGTGCGGACCACGACGCGGCTGAGTGTGGCGGACACCGACCTGTCGGGGCGGCCGCTGCCGGTGCGGCCGCGGCTGACGCGGATGGTCGCCGACCATGTGCGCCCGCACGTCTCGGCCAAGGGGCATCTGGCGTTCGAGCTGGTGGGCGAGGACCCGGGCCGGGAGCGGGCCCGGGAGCTGATCACCAAGTCGGTCCAGGGCCGGCCGGGGGCGCTGGCGAAGTCCGGCTACCGCCGGGCCCGGGCGCTGCGTAAGCAGCTGACCTCGGGGGAGGCCAAGCTGCGGGCGTATCACGAGGTGTTTTCGCGGCTGCCGGTCAAAAAGCGCACGGTGGTCTTCGAAAGCCACCTGGGCCGGCAGTACAGCGACAGTCCGCGGGCGCTGTATGAGGAGATGCGCCGCCAGGGTCTGGATTTCGAGGCGTACTGGGCCTACTCGGGGGATCCGGGGGCCTTCCCGGCGGATGCGACGCTGGTGCGGCGGTGGTCGCTGCCGTATCTCAAGGCGCTGGCGCAGGCGGAGTTCTGGGTGGACAACCAGTCCTTCCCGCTGAAGCTGGCCAAGCGCCCGGAGACGACGTATCTGCAGACCTGGCACGGGTCGGCGCTGAAGAAGATGGGCTTCGACCAGCCCGCCCAGAAGACCCTGACGCGGGCGCAGCAGGCGGAGCAGCAGCGGGCGCTGGACCGCTTCGACCGGTTCTTGGTGCGCTCGGAGCATGATGTGCGCACCCTGGCCAAGGCGTTCCGGCTGCCGGAGCGGGCGCTGCTGCGGGTGGGCTATCCCCGCAACGACGCCCTGGTCCAGGCCCGCAAGGCCGAGGAGGTCGGCGGGGCGCGGGTGCGCGGCCCGCTGGCGGCGGAGCTGGGCATCCCGGCGGACAAGCAGGTCATTTTGTATGCGCCGACGTTCCGCACCAGCGGGGGGCGCTCGCACCGCTTTGAGCTGCCGTTCGATGTGGAGCGGTTCGCGGAGCGGTTCGGACACCGGTATGTGCTGCTGGTGCGCTCGCACTATCTCAACCATGTCACGCTGCCGCCGACGGTGGCCGGCTCGGTCCTCGATGTCTCGGCGCATCATGATGTGGCGCCGTTTTTGGAGCTGGCGGATGTGCTGGTGACCGACTACTCGTCGGTGATGTTCGACTATGCGCTGCTGGACCGGCCGATGGTGTTCTTCACCTACGACTACGAGGCGTATGTGCACGAGCAGCGCGGCACCTACTTCGATCTGCGCGAGCACGCGCCGGGCCCGCTGGTGGAGACCGAGGAGGCCTTCTTCGCCGCGCTTCAGGGCCTGGGGGCGGGCGGGCCGGAGTACGCCGCGGCCCGCAAGCGTTTCGTTGCCCACTTCGGCGAGTACGAGCGCGGGGACGCCGCCCGCACCCTCGTCGAGCAGTTCTTCTCCCACTGGAGCCGTTGATGACCACCACCCCCATACCCGCCGACCCGCACCCGGCCCCCGACGCCGGCGGCGCCGCCCCGGCTGTGCCGGTGCGGGACATCTTCTTCGTCTCCAACAGCGTCAACGAACTGGGCGGCATCACCAGCTGGTCGCACCAGATGGCGGAGCTGTTCGCGGCCCGCGGCCACCGGGTGCACCTGGTGGGCATCACCCCGCCGCCGCCCGGCCGCGCCCGCCCCCTGGCCGACGGTCTGCCGTATGCGACCACGACGCTCTATGACCAGCACCCGCCGCAGGTGCGGCCGGTGCGCACGCTCAAGGACCGGGCCAACCTCGCCGAGCACCGGCGCCGGGCGGCCCGCGAGGCGGGCATGCGCGCCCAGGCCGCCAAACTCTCCGCGCTGTTCGCCGCGGCCCGGCCGGGCGCGGTCGTCATCGTCACCCAGGTCTGGGCGATGGAGTGGGTGGCGCTGGCCGACACGTGCGGGCACACGGTGATCGGCATGAGCCACGAGTCCTTCGAGACCTGCCGCAAGTCCTCGCGCTTCACGCGCGTGAAGACCTTCTACAAGGACGTCGACCGGATGCTGGCGCTGACCCGCGAGGACGCGGACGCCTGGATCCGCCAGCGCCTGGACAACGTCGGCTTCATGCCCAACCCCCTGCCCTTCTTCCCCGAGACGCCGTCGGCGCGCACGGCGAAGGTGGTGGCCAGCATCGGGCGGCTGCACGAGGAGAAGGGCGTCGACCTGCTGCTGGAGGCCTGGGCCCTGATCGCCGCCCGCCACCGCGAGTGGACCCTGCGCCTGTACGGGGCGGGGGAGGAGGAGGCGGCGCTGCGCAAGCAGAGCGCGCAGCTGGGCATCGCCGACAGCGTCGCCTTCATGGGCCGCACCAGCGACGTGCCCGGCGCGCTGCGCGAGGCGTCGGTGTTCGTGCTCAGCTCCCGCGGCGAGGGCTTCCCGCTGGCGCCGATGGAGGCGATGGCCACCGCCGTGCCGTGCGTGGCCTTCGACGTCGCCCCCGGGGTGCGCGAGATCATCCGGCACGGCGAGGACGGCCTGCTCGCCCCGCCCGGCAACACCAGCGAACTCGCCCGCCACCTGGACACGCTCATCAGCGACCAGGCCCTGCGCGACCGCATGGGCGAGACCGCCCGCACCAACATCCAGCGCTACGCCACCGACGAGATCGTCCAGCGCTGGGAGAACCTCTTCACCTTCCTCCAACGCTGAAGTCCCTCCTGGCAGCGTCCACCGGCTTGTCTGCGCGGCGGACGCTGCCAGGGGCTTCATCAGCTCATCGGCCCGTGCGGGCGGCCGCTACGAATGGGTCAGCAGGTGCGCCCCACGTAATGCGCGCCGTCGATCTTGCCGGCGGAGCCGAGCCAGGTGACCCCCGGGCCCACGCAGCGCTCGTAGTTGGGACCGAACACCTCCACCTCGATGATCACGCGTGAGCCGTCGCTCGTGCAGTGGTTGTAGTACGCGTCACTCGAAGTCTCGTAGAAGCCGCAGGGGTTGGCGGACGCGCCGGGCGCGCCCGCGACGGACATGCCGAGGGCGAGGGCCGTGGCGCCGAGAATCGCCAGCAGGGAACGGCGAAGGCTCATATGCATGACTCCTTGTCGAGATAGGGAGATGTCGACCTTCCGGTGCCGGGCGAGGGCCGCCCCGGCACGTGGAGAGCGTCGCTGCGGCCACCCGGGACCGGCAGGCCGTCTCACTCGTACGGGGATCGGAAACCACCGGTTCGAGTGCTGAGGCGGATCACGCGCGTTCGACGGGAGCGGAGGTCGGCGGCTCAAGGTGCTCTCTCCTCCCTCAGCTAATCAAGCTTGACTAGCCGACCCGCCGGGCGTACTTTCCTTCTGCGCAGCCACGTGTGACGGGTGCGCGCCCGAGACCGAACGAGGGGAACCACGCGTGACCTTTCTGCCCGATACCGGCTACGTACCGACCGACGAGGACCGCGCGAGCCTGGACGCCTGGTTCGCGGAGTACGACGCGCGGAGCGCGAAGCGCGACGTCGAGCGCATGGCCGAGATGGCGGTGTTCCCGCTCAACCTGGTGAGCGACGACTCGGCGGGCGACGGACGTTCGGCGCAGTGGAGCCGGGAGCAGTACGTCGCGACGATGACCCACGTGATGGGCGAGGGGAGCGAGGACATCACCTTCACCTCCACCCGGACGCCGGTCTTCCTCTCACCCTCGATGGCCGTGGTCTTCACGGACTCGACCATGACCCAGGAGGGCCGGAGCCAGCAGCTTCGGTACGCCGACATCCTGATCCGGCGGGACGGGAAGTGGGCGTTCCAGACCATGATCCAGGGCGGCTGGGGCGACAACCTCTGAACCCGGCCCGTCCGCCGGTACGGCGCGCGAGCGGGGCAGTGTAAGGGGGCGGCGCACCGGGCGGGCGGAATTCATCGCGTTGCGCGGAGCACTGAGTCGGTACCTCTGTGTCCTCCGTAGAACTGGGTGCCCACCGTGCACGGGGGCCACTGCGCCACCACGGCGTACGTCCCCGTGTGCTCCCCTGTGGCCCAGTTGGAGGTCAGAGAAGTGAGCCACCGATACGCGAGCGAGAGCCGTCGACAGGTGAACAAGCGGACCGGCGTCCTCGTCGGCGGCGCGGCGACAGCCCTCGTGGCGGCGGCGATCGTACTGCCGCAGGCCAACGCGAGCCCGGAACGGCCAGAGCCGGAGCGGACCTTCTCCGCCGCGTCGGCCGCGCTGGCCGCCTCGTCCCTGAAAGCGGAACTCGGCGCCGACCGGACGGCGGGCTGGTACCTCGACGCCGGGAAGGGACGGCTCGTGATGAACGTGCTGTCGACGGACGACGTCGGAAAGGTCGAGGCGGCGGGCGCCGTGGCGCGCGTCGTACGCAACAGCATGAGCGAATTACAGGCGGCCACGCGCGCCTTGCGTGAGACCGCGGCCATCCCCGGGACCGCGTGGTCCATCGACCCCAGGACCAACCAGGTCTCGGTCGTCGCCGACCGCACGGTCACCGGTGCGGAACTCGCCGCTCTCACCGCAGCGGTCGAAAGGGTGGGCGGTGGTGGCATGGCGAGTATCAAGCGGTCGGCGGGAGAGTTCCGGCGGTATCACGGCGGGGGCGGCGTCGGGGGAGCGGCGACCGATGCCGGCGGCTCGGAGGGCTCCGGCGGCTCGGAAGGT
Proteins encoded in this region:
- a CDS encoding glycosyltransferase; this translates as MPVRDIFFVSNSVNELGGITSWSHQMAELFAARGHRVHLVGITPPPPGRARPLADGLPYATTTLYDQHPPQVRPVRTLKDRANLAEHRRRAAREAGMRAQAAKLSALFAAARPGAVVIVTQVWAMEWVALADTCGHTVIGMSHESFETCRKSSRFTRVKTFYKDVDRMLALTREDADAWIRQRLDNVGFMPNPLPFFPETPSARTAKVVASIGRLHEEKGVDLLLEAWALIAARHREWTLRLYGAGEEEAALRKQSAQLGIADSVAFMGRTSDVPGALREASVFVLSSRGEGFPLAPMEAMATAVPCVAFDVAPGVREIIRHGEDGLLAPPGNTSELARHLDTLISDQALRDRMGETARTNIQRYATDEIVQRWENLFTFLQR
- a CDS encoding bifunctional glycosyltransferase family 2 protein/CDP-glycerol:glycerophosphate glycerophosphotransferase produces the protein MTEISVVVIVYNDAERLPAAVQSVLGQSFGDVEVVIVDDCSTDGSFAVAQGLARRWPGRVRAFRLEENSGAGGEPRNRGVREAVGRYVMFLDSDDVLERNACRNLVEAAEATGADLVSGLCVRLHKDAPVEKRNEWYAWLYRQTRTLESVAELPDLFVWDTLSTNKCYRRDFLLEHDLRFPKGMFYEDLQFIAQAYLAASRITLIPNQVYFWHVHQAAAVKSVTNRRHEMTNYAHRLEVHRRIDAMLAERGMAEMRVAKDVKFLKHDLVLHLRDLPFRDAEYRAEFARLSAQYLATLDPEAYGRAQPLQAVCGYLLGRGDWANLIPAVDALLNPGKVAVPLAERDGRVFWCAEHLDDPLGRQVLDVTELGYHTRPLEKMFLRNQLTAFEAAAGGGVRLAGRITNALGRIGEGAQLRAELQFSARRRGLQAFTFPVAAVRHAGEVIEWEAVADVSGRLRPLGIIDAVWDVRLVLEADGVRTTTRLSVADTDLSGRPLPVRPRLTRMVADHVRPHVSAKGHLAFELVGEDPGRERARELITKSVQGRPGALAKSGYRRARALRKQLTSGEAKLRAYHEVFSRLPVKKRTVVFESHLGRQYSDSPRALYEEMRRQGLDFEAYWAYSGDPGAFPADATLVRRWSLPYLKALAQAEFWVDNQSFPLKLAKRPETTYLQTWHGSALKKMGFDQPAQKTLTRAQQAEQQRALDRFDRFLVRSEHDVRTLAKAFRLPERALLRVGYPRNDALVQARKAEEVGGARVRGPLAAELGIPADKQVILYAPTFRTSGGRSHRFELPFDVERFAERFGHRYVLLVRSHYLNHVTLPPTVAGSVLDVSAHHDVAPFLELADVLVTDYSSVMFDYALLDRPMVFFTYDYEAYVHEQRGTYFDLREHAPGPLVETEEAFFAALQGLGAGGPEYAAARKRFVAHFGEYERGDAARTLVEQFFSHWSR
- a CDS encoding lysophospholipid acyltransferase family protein, yielding MFYQVLKYVFLGPLLRLIFRPHVEGLEHVPPTGAAIIAGNHLSFSDHFVMPVIVPRRVTFLAKAEYFTGQGIRGRLTAAFFRGIGQIPVDRSGGKAAQAALKSGLAVLRKGRVLGIYPEGTRSHDGRLYKGRTGVAAMAIKAQVPVVPCAMIGTFEAQPTGRRLPRAMRITIRFGKPLEFERFAGLDGEHAALRAVTDEIMYEILRLSGQEYVDMYANEAKAQQQAPRGLTRRLRPERGVRSSD
- a CDS encoding S1 family peptidase, with the translated sequence MQTTAKTATALGAAGLALLTTMTPGAQARPATSHPPVTEAEIAAMAPEKQEKLLAPLRTLADAVARVGSGGKAADIYAGVRIDAPRGTVQVQLTDLSRAAAFRTAVSAADHRADTRRLVPVQAGQTRRALHAERDRLFAREKAGELPYTIHTVAVAADASSLEIAVDNPDAAARAAKAEAKARRQPSARSAAPAHEVPLVFKQGRRISSAARTWADVKWKDATPFIAGDVLTDGGQYCSAGLPTVRKKDNKPVMVTAAHCFANGTKIYTGSGATPAFGKFYDGLNGLTGNYTGTVNGVATGWDAELLIGAGNNAAVSETTSYRPLTSVAYSHNGDFVCHNGAASFFMKRETVCGIKVTNDDITYKLDTGWKVRGVEGTRLPGKPWAAAHGDSGALVFTPKGSVRQARGIVSALAGPYQTNAGNYLYWTEATDILNHFGLKLNPKT
- a CDS encoding DUF4440 domain-containing protein, translated to MTFLPDTGYVPTDEDRASLDAWFAEYDARSAKRDVERMAEMAVFPLNLVSDDSAGDGRSAQWSREQYVATMTHVMGEGSEDITFTSTRTPVFLSPSMAVVFTDSTMTQEGRSQQLRYADILIRRDGKWAFQTMIQGGWGDNL
- a CDS encoding DUF6355 family natural product biosynthesis protein, coding for MSLRRSLLAILGATALALGMSVAGAPGASANPCGFYETSSDAYYNHCTSDGSRVIIEVEVFGPNYERCVGPGVTWLGSAGKIDGAHYVGRTC